A window of the Flavobacterium sangjuense genome harbors these coding sequences:
- a CDS encoding GIY-YIG nuclease family protein, with the protein MFYVYIIFSESLNIYYKGFSTNIETRLIYHNSGKSPYTSKANDWELLYYLSHETKREALIEEKRLKKLNRTSIENLISKFNK; encoded by the coding sequence ATGTTTTACGTTTATATCATTTTTTCAGAATCCTTGAATATATATTACAAAGGATTTTCTACAAACATTGAAACACGATTAATTTACCATAATTCTGGTAAAAGCCCATATACTTCTAAAGCTAATGATTGGGAATTATTATATTATCTCAGCCATGAGACTAAGAGAGAAGCATTGATAGAAGAGAAAAGATTGAAGAAATTAAATAGAACTTCAATTGAAAATCTGATTTCAAAATTCAACAAATAA
- a CDS encoding glycosyltransferase family 2 protein, with product MGIVSIVLLVILLLYVFLILQLILGFNKVKSFEVTDLTPKTAFTIVVPFRNEAKNLPTLLESISNLNYPHKMIEIILVDDFSTDNSERICIQWRMKYEHLDTTLLENLHLSYSPKKDAIGRAMPIAKHDWVVTTDADCIVNKNWLLTLDNYIQNNNPEMIVGTVMYKAKNNWFHHFQQLDLMSLQGVTIGSFGIGKPFMCNGANFAYTKKFFYEIGGFGGISDTASGDDVFLLQKAVNANPDKVHYLKNTDSIVKTKPEKDLFKLFMQRVRWAGKSTGYKSSYAKFLAVVVLLMNLSLVVGCWMLIVGCLDWKIILSVFLMKYIVDYILLYKSNSYLRKGKFFVPVASSIIYPFFSSLVGIYSLFGSFRWKGRKFSN from the coding sequence ATGGGAATAGTTTCAATTGTATTGCTTGTTATTTTATTGTTGTATGTATTTTTAATTCTTCAATTAATTTTAGGTTTCAACAAAGTCAAATCTTTTGAAGTAACCGATTTGACTCCGAAAACTGCTTTTACGATTGTTGTCCCTTTTCGGAATGAAGCTAAAAATTTACCAACGCTTTTAGAATCGATTTCCAATTTGAATTATCCGCATAAAATGATTGAAATTATCCTGGTTGATGATTTCTCAACAGATAATTCGGAGCGCATTTGCATACAATGGCGAATGAAATACGAGCATTTGGATACAACACTTTTGGAAAACCTCCATCTTTCCTATTCTCCAAAAAAAGATGCTATCGGTCGGGCAATGCCCATTGCAAAACACGATTGGGTTGTTACGACTGATGCTGATTGTATCGTAAATAAAAACTGGCTGTTGACATTAGATAATTATATCCAAAACAATAATCCTGAAATGATTGTTGGAACCGTAATGTATAAAGCTAAAAACAACTGGTTCCATCATTTTCAGCAATTGGATTTGATGAGTTTACAAGGCGTAACCATCGGAAGTTTTGGTATTGGAAAACCCTTTATGTGCAACGGAGCAAACTTTGCTTATACAAAGAAATTTTTTTATGAAATTGGAGGCTTTGGTGGAATTAGCGACACAGCCAGTGGCGATGATGTATTCTTGTTGCAAAAAGCGGTCAATGCAAATCCTGATAAAGTTCATTATTTAAAAAACACGGATTCGATTGTAAAAACCAAACCCGAAAAAGACTTGTTCAAACTCTTTATGCAGCGTGTTCGCTGGGCAGGAAAATCGACTGGTTATAAAAGTAGTTATGCTAAATTCTTGGCAGTTGTCGTTTTGCTGATGAACCTAAGTTTGGTTGTTGGATGCTGGATGTTAATTGTTGGATGTTTGGATTGGAAAATAATTCTAAGTGTGTTTTTGATGAAATATATTGTGGATTATATTTTGCTTTATAAATCGAATTCTTATTTACGTAAAGGCAAGTTTTTTGTGCCGGTTGCCAGCAGTATTATTTATCCTTTTTTCTCTAGTTTGGTCGGAATTTATTCATTATTTGGAAGCTTTAGATGGAAAGGAAGAAAGTTTTCCAACTAG
- a CDS encoding lysylphosphatidylglycerol synthase domain-containing protein, which produces MITIPHKAKQFIVFLIKVLIVTAAFYFIYDQLANNDKLDWEKFTSLVKEKANVWGILFLLAFSIANRFLEILKWQNLVSFIKPISLGESTKQVLGALTAGIFTPNGLGEYAGKALYFDKKKTKKIIFLNLICNGAQMILTVIFGTIGLFIIGYWKWALVIIALSCFLLLASFLSKQIKIKGYSIEKLLHKINEIPKRIHTKNNLLALCRYLVFSHQYYFLFLAFDVDLPYLTMMATIAAVYFLASSLPSFQFLDFAVKGSMAVFFFGKLGVNEWIVIFISTLMWFLNVVLPVVIGSYYVLKFKPKWE; this is translated from the coding sequence ATGATTACAATTCCACACAAAGCTAAGCAATTCATCGTTTTTCTAATCAAAGTTTTGATTGTAACTGCTGCTTTTTATTTTATTTACGACCAATTAGCAAATAATGACAAACTCGACTGGGAGAAATTCACAAGTTTAGTCAAAGAAAAAGCAAACGTTTGGGGAATTCTGTTTTTACTTGCATTCAGTATTGCCAATCGTTTTCTTGAAATTCTAAAATGGCAGAATTTAGTTTCGTTTATAAAACCGATTTCACTTGGCGAATCGACTAAACAAGTTCTCGGAGCATTAACCGCTGGAATTTTTACACCTAATGGGCTTGGAGAATACGCCGGTAAAGCATTGTATTTTGACAAAAAGAAAACTAAAAAAATCATTTTTCTAAACCTTATCTGCAACGGAGCTCAAATGATTTTGACTGTGATTTTTGGAACTATTGGATTATTTATTATCGGGTATTGGAAATGGGCTTTAGTAATAATTGCTTTGTCCTGCTTCTTGCTTCTTGCTTCTTTTCTCTCAAAACAAATAAAGATTAAAGGCTATTCCATTGAAAAACTCCTTCACAAAATCAATGAAATTCCGAAACGAATTCACACTAAAAATAACCTGCTGGCACTTTGCCGTTATTTGGTTTTTTCGCATCAATACTATTTTTTATTTCTCGCATTTGATGTAGATTTACCTTATCTAACGATGATGGCAACCATAGCTGCCGTTTATTTTCTGGCTTCATCCTTACCAAGTTTTCAGTTTCTGGACTTTGCTGTAAAAGGAAGTATGGCCGTTTTTTTCTTCGGAAAATTGGGCGTAAACGAATGGATCGTTATTTTTATTTCCACTTTGATGTGGTTTTTAAATGTGGTGTTGCCTGTCGTTATCGGAAGTTATTATGTACTTAAATTCAAACCAAAATGGGAATAG
- the ruvC gene encoding crossover junction endodeoxyribonuclease RuvC: MANERIILGIDPGTTIMGFGLIKVVNKKMEFIQLNELTLSKYDDHYTKLKVIFERTIELIETHHPDEIAIEAPFFGKNVQSMLKLGRAQGVAMAAGLSRQIPITEYEPKKIKMAITGNGNASKEQVAKMLQQLLGLKELPKNLDSTDGLAAAVCHFFNSGKVTGTKSYTGWDAFVKQNEERVKK; encoded by the coding sequence TTGGCAAACGAACGCATCATATTAGGAATTGACCCGGGAACTACCATTATGGGTTTTGGGTTGATTAAAGTCGTCAACAAAAAAATGGAATTCATTCAGTTGAACGAATTGACTCTGAGCAAGTATGATGATCATTACACCAAACTAAAAGTTATTTTTGAACGTACCATCGAATTAATAGAAACTCATCATCCCGATGAAATTGCGATTGAAGCACCTTTCTTTGGGAAGAATGTACAATCAATGCTTAAACTCGGAAGAGCACAAGGCGTAGCGATGGCAGCGGGTTTGTCGCGCCAAATTCCAATTACCGAATACGAACCAAAGAAAATAAAAATGGCAATCACCGGAAATGGAAATGCCAGCAAAGAGCAAGTTGCCAAAATGCTCCAACAACTTTTAGGCTTAAAAGAGCTTCCAAAAAATCTCGATTCAACAGACGGTTTGGCTGCTGCGGTTTGTCACTTTTTCAATTCAGGGAAAGTTACCGGAACGAAAAGTTACACGGGTTGGGATGCGTTTGTAAAACAGAATGAGGAAAGAGTAAAGAAATAA
- the hemW gene encoding radical SAM family heme chaperone HemW — MSGIYIHIPFCKQACHYCDFHFSTSLKKKDEMVLALAKEIALRKNEFKDEVVETIYFGGGTPSILEIADIRLLIDAVYQNYNLIENPEITVEANPDDLTETRITELSNNHINRLSIGIQSFFEDDLKLMNRAHNSEEAKKCLEIATKYFENISIDLIYGVPNMSNIKWLQNIETALSFNVPHISSYALTVEPKTALHKFIKQGIIPQPDDEVAQEHFHLLVDKLEENGFIHYELSNFGKENYFSKNNSSYWLGKKYIGIGPSAHSYDGISRSWNISNNTQYLKSIAENQLPSETEALTKTDRYNEYVMTGLRTIWGISLDRIEREFGKSYLDYLNQQAAKYIEDHLLFVDENILRTTKNGKFLSDGIASDLFLLNLE; from the coding sequence ATGAGCGGAATTTACATCCATATTCCTTTTTGCAAGCAAGCTTGTCATTACTGCGATTTTCACTTTTCGACTTCACTAAAAAAGAAAGATGAAATGGTTTTGGCTCTAGCCAAAGAAATTGCTTTGCGTAAAAATGAATTCAAAGATGAGGTCGTCGAAACGATTTACTTTGGCGGCGGAACTCCTTCGATATTAGAAATTGCAGACATCCGATTGTTGATAGATGCTGTTTATCAAAATTATAATTTGATTGAAAATCCTGAAATCACTGTTGAAGCCAATCCCGATGATTTAACGGAAACCCGAATAACCGAATTATCAAATAACCATATTAACAGATTAAGCATCGGAATCCAGTCTTTTTTTGAAGATGACTTAAAGTTGATGAACCGTGCGCACAATTCGGAAGAAGCAAAGAAATGTCTTGAAATTGCCACGAAATATTTTGAAAATATTTCCATAGATTTGATTTATGGAGTTCCAAACATGAGCAATATAAAATGGCTGCAAAATATAGAAACGGCTTTGTCCTTCAATGTACCTCATATTTCGAGTTACGCTTTGACGGTCGAGCCAAAAACGGCTTTACATAAGTTTATAAAGCAAGGAATTATTCCGCAGCCTGATGATGAAGTGGCACAAGAGCATTTTCATTTGCTGGTTGACAAACTAGAAGAAAACGGATTCATTCATTATGAGTTGTCGAATTTTGGAAAGGAGAATTATTTTTCCAAAAACAATTCTAGCTATTGGTTAGGAAAAAAATACATCGGAATTGGTCCTTCGGCGCACAGTTATGACGGTATTTCAAGAAGCTGGAATATTTCGAATAATACGCAATACCTTAAATCAATTGCAGAAAATCAATTGCCATCAGAAACAGAAGCCTTGACCAAAACTGACCGTTATAATGAATATGTAATGACAGGTTTACGAACCATTTGGGGCATTTCTTTAGACAGAATTGAACGTGAATTTGGCAAAAGTTATTTGGATTATCTGAACCAACAAGCTGCTAAATATATTGAAGATCATTTGCTTTTTGTGGATGAAAATATTTTGCGAACTACTAAAAATGGTAAGTTTTTGAGTGACGGAATTGCAAGTGATTTGTTTTTACTAAATTTGGAATAA
- a CDS encoding cyclase family protein, with translation MKALINNTFEIDLSKPIDISLPLTNTDANPIAWYIEKPTIEPVRFGDWIGQVSEGSSTNFNNIFFNPHGHGTHTECLGHITREFYSINQSLKQFFFTAELISIAPESIGNDLVITKKQIERALNGKIPEAIVISTLPNLESKKHKNYSNTNPPYLLEEAAIFIRESGIKHLLIDLPSVDREEDEGRLLAHKAFWNVKDVNNLNADARLDCTITEMIFVDDSVKDGSYILNLQIASFENDASPSKPVLYKI, from the coding sequence ATGAAAGCACTAATCAACAACACCTTCGAAATCGACCTGTCAAAACCTATTGATATTTCTCTTCCGTTGACCAATACTGATGCCAATCCGATTGCTTGGTATATCGAAAAACCAACAATTGAACCGGTTCGTTTTGGTGATTGGATTGGACAAGTTTCTGAAGGAAGTTCGACTAATTTCAACAATATTTTCTTTAATCCGCACGGACATGGAACGCACACTGAATGTCTCGGGCACATTACACGCGAGTTTTATAGTATCAATCAATCTTTGAAACAGTTTTTCTTTACAGCCGAATTGATTTCGATTGCACCTGAAAGTATTGGAAACGATTTGGTAATTACCAAGAAACAAATCGAAAGAGCATTAAATGGTAAAATTCCTGAAGCTATTGTCATTAGTACCTTGCCAAATTTAGAATCCAAAAAACATAAAAATTACTCGAATACGAATCCACCATATTTACTAGAAGAAGCAGCTATTTTTATTCGCGAAAGCGGGATTAAGCATCTGCTGATTGATTTGCCAAGTGTTGACAGGGAAGAAGACGAAGGAAGATTATTGGCACATAAAGCCTTTTGGAATGTGAAAGATGTCAACAATCTCAATGCTGATGCGCGATTGGATTGTACGATTACCGAAATGATTTTTGTGGATGATAGTGTCAAAGACGGAAGTTATATTTTGAATTTGCAAATTGCTTCTTTTGAAAATGATGCTTCACCAAGTAAGCCAGTTTTATATAAGATATGA
- a CDS encoding GNAT family N-acetyltransferase gives MIIVSTDKSKLNVPFIQNFLKDIYWAAGRTIDEVQTTIDASFCFGIYLDDEQVGFARVVTDYVVFAYLMDVFIDEEYRGKGYSSILIDAMMKEPQLQQVKIWRLATSDAHFLYEKFGFTALAHPEKMMEKVIK, from the coding sequence ATGATAATCGTTTCAACAGATAAAAGCAAACTAAATGTTCCGTTTATTCAAAACTTTTTGAAGGATATTTATTGGGCAGCCGGAAGAACGATTGATGAAGTACAAACGACAATTGATGCTTCGTTTTGCTTCGGAATTTATTTGGATGACGAACAAGTTGGTTTTGCACGAGTGGTTACCGATTATGTGGTTTTTGCCTATCTGATGGATGTTTTTATTGATGAAGAATACCGCGGAAAAGGTTATTCTTCCATTTTGATTGATGCCATGATGAAAGAGCCACAATTACAACAAGTCAAAATCTGGCGATTAGCGACTTCTGACGCCCATTTTTTATATGAGAAATTTGGATTTACAGCCTTGGCACATCCTGAAAAGATGATGGAGAAAGTAATAAAATAA
- a CDS encoding MmcQ/YjbR family DNA-binding protein has translation MNIQQLYEFCLSKKAVTEHFPFDEDTLVFKVGGKMFCLTSLKEWEKGTPALNLKGDPEKNEELRAEYEAINPGFHMNKTYWNTVDFNGDVSDKMMLELINHSYELIYKGLTKKLRDEIEKEAN, from the coding sequence ATGAACATTCAGCAACTTTACGAATTTTGCCTTTCCAAAAAAGCTGTAACCGAACATTTTCCGTTTGATGAAGACACTTTGGTTTTTAAAGTTGGAGGCAAAATGTTTTGCCTGACTTCACTTAAGGAATGGGAAAAAGGAACTCCGGCTTTAAACTTAAAAGGCGATCCCGAGAAAAATGAAGAACTTCGCGCCGAATATGAGGCCATCAATCCTGGATTTCACATGAACAAAACCTATTGGAATACAGTTGATTTTAATGGTGATGTTTCCGATAAAATGATGCTCGAATTAATCAATCATTCCTATGAATTGATATATAAAGGATTGACGAAGAAGTTACGTGATGAAATAGAAAAGGAAGCTAATTAG
- a CDS encoding DUF4407 domain-containing protein, which translates to MLKRFFLLCSGADSDIVNSCSNGEQNKYAGIGATVFFTAVMAFIASSYALYTVFDNPYIAIAFGIVWGFLIFNLDRFIVSTIKKRDSFLDELIQASPRIVLAIIIAIVISKPLEIKIFEKEISTVILKEKNEMAIANKNQVANYFKTDVDKNKAEMDSLKSGIAKKEKEVASLYQSYITEAEGSAGTKKMGKGPIYKEKRIAHDLAAKQLDSLKINNAKIIADKEARAKTLQTDLDKKVTETQPIIDGFDGLMARINALGKLPLLPSLFIMLLFLAIETSPIIAKLLSPKGEYDFKQEDLEMGIKNVISQNRYQSELQKKTDADIYDKVYADIRDDKELYNYKRKGATELLKLQADGFVEKQKKSM; encoded by the coding sequence ATGTTAAAACGTTTTTTCCTCCTATGTTCAGGTGCCGATAGCGACATCGTGAACTCTTGTTCTAACGGCGAACAAAACAAGTATGCCGGTATTGGCGCCACCGTTTTCTTTACAGCAGTTATGGCATTTATCGCTAGTAGTTATGCCCTTTACACTGTTTTTGACAATCCCTATATTGCTATTGCATTCGGAATAGTTTGGGGATTTTTAATTTTCAATCTCGACCGGTTTATTGTTTCAACGATAAAGAAAAGAGACAGTTTTCTGGATGAATTAATTCAGGCGTCACCGCGAATTGTGCTGGCGATTATTATTGCTATCGTGATTTCAAAACCATTGGAAATCAAAATCTTTGAAAAAGAAATCAGCACTGTTATATTAAAAGAAAAGAATGAAATGGCTATTGCCAACAAAAATCAGGTTGCCAATTATTTCAAAACTGATGTCGATAAAAACAAAGCCGAAATGGATAGTTTAAAATCGGGCATTGCCAAAAAAGAAAAAGAAGTCGCCAGCTTGTATCAATCCTATATCACTGAAGCGGAAGGCTCGGCAGGAACAAAGAAAATGGGAAAAGGGCCAATTTACAAAGAGAAAAGAATCGCTCATGATTTGGCTGCCAAACAATTGGATTCCTTGAAAATCAATAACGCTAAAATCATTGCCGATAAAGAAGCCAGAGCCAAAACGTTGCAAACAGATTTAGACAAAAAAGTTACCGAAACCCAACCTATCATTGATGGTTTTGATGGTTTGATGGCTCGAATTAATGCCTTAGGGAAATTGCCTTTACTTCCATCATTATTCATTATGCTGTTGTTTTTAGCGATAGAAACGTCACCAATTATTGCCAAATTATTATCGCCAAAAGGGGAATACGATTTCAAACAGGAAGATTTAGAAATGGGAATTAAAAATGTGATTTCGCAAAATCGTTATCAAAGCGAATTACAAAAGAAAACCGATGCGGATATTTATGATAAAGTCTATGCCGATATTCGGGACGACAAGGAATTATACAACTACAAAAGAAAAGGCGCAACAGAATTACTCAAACTTCAGGCTGATGGTTTTGTAGAAAAACAGAAAAAATCAATGTAA
- a CDS encoding dipeptidase, translating to MDNIKNYVQQNKERFINELIELLKIPSVSADSAYAHDVIATADAVKASLEKAGCKHVEICETPGYPIVFGEHIIDKNLPTVLVYGHYDVQPPDPMKLWTSPPFEPVIKVTEIHPEGAIFARGSCDDKGQMYMHVKAFEYMIQSNSLPCNVKFMIEGEEEVGSKSLGWFVEKNQEKLSCDVILISDTGMISNQQPSITTGLRGLSYVEVEVTGPNRDLHSGLYGGAVANPINVLTKMIASLHDENNHITIPGFYDKVEELTAAERAEMAKAPFNLDNYKKALDIEDIYGETGYVTNERNSIRPTLDVNGIWGGYTGEGAKTVIASKAYAKISMRLVPNQDWEEVTELFAKHFESIAPKSVKVKVSPHHGGQGYVTPIDSIGYKAANKAYTETFGVPAIPVRSGGSIPIVALFEKELKSKTILMGFGLDSDAIHSPNEHFGVFNYLKGIETIPLFYKYFVELSK from the coding sequence ATGGACAACATAAAAAATTACGTTCAACAAAATAAAGAACGTTTTATCAATGAATTAATCGAATTACTAAAAATCCCTTCTGTAAGTGCCGATAGCGCTTATGCTCATGATGTAATTGCTACTGCCGATGCGGTAAAAGCTTCGCTTGAAAAAGCAGGTTGCAAGCATGTTGAAATATGCGAAACTCCCGGCTATCCAATTGTTTTTGGAGAACATATCATCGACAAAAACCTACCAACTGTTCTGGTTTACGGACATTATGATGTGCAGCCGCCGGATCCAATGAAACTATGGACTTCGCCACCATTTGAACCTGTAATTAAAGTTACCGAAATTCATCCTGAAGGCGCCATTTTTGCCCGTGGCTCCTGCGATGACAAAGGCCAGATGTATATGCACGTAAAAGCTTTTGAATATATGATTCAGAGCAATTCGCTTCCGTGCAACGTAAAATTTATGATTGAAGGCGAAGAAGAAGTTGGTTCGAAAAGTTTGGGTTGGTTCGTAGAAAAAAACCAGGAAAAACTAAGCTGTGACGTGATTTTAATTTCCGATACCGGAATGATTTCTAACCAGCAGCCAAGTATTACAACTGGTTTGCGTGGTTTGAGTTATGTTGAAGTAGAAGTTACCGGTCCAAATCGCGATTTGCATTCGGGATTATATGGTGGCGCTGTAGCCAATCCTATTAATGTGTTGACCAAAATGATTGCTTCACTTCACGACGAAAACAATCACATTACGATTCCAGGATTTTATGATAAAGTGGAAGAATTGACCGCTGCTGAAAGAGCCGAAATGGCAAAAGCACCATTCAATTTAGACAATTATAAAAAAGCTTTAGACATTGAAGATATTTACGGAGAAACAGGTTATGTAACTAATGAGAGAAACTCCATTCGCCCAACCTTAGATGTTAACGGAATTTGGGGTGGCTATACCGGAGAAGGAGCAAAAACCGTAATTGCCAGTAAAGCGTATGCAAAAATCTCGATGCGTTTGGTACCAAATCAGGATTGGGAAGAAGTAACCGAATTATTTGCAAAACATTTTGAAAGTATCGCACCAAAATCGGTGAAAGTAAAAGTTTCACCGCATCATGGCGGACAAGGTTATGTAACACCAATTGACAGCATTGGATATAAAGCGGCAAACAAAGCGTATACGGAGACTTTTGGAGTTCCTGCTATTCCGGTTCGTTCAGGCGGAAGTATTCCGATTGTAGCCTTGTTTGAAAAAGAATTAAAATCAAAAACAATCCTGATGGGATTTGGTTTGGATTCGGATGCAATACATTCGCCAAATGAACATTTTGGAGTTTTTAATTATCTAAAAGGAATTGAGACAATTCCGTTGTTTTATAAATATTTTGTTGAATTATCGAAATAA
- a CDS encoding DUF885 domain-containing protein, which translates to MKNIHKISAMVFLSLLFVNCKSEKKEQDFKAITDAYFDGKNELDPLGATQNGQNEYNDKLVFEMTDSYRKKQAAFFDKFENELATVDTTALSAEEKNSYDIIKWEVSIGKDLLKYDTNLMPIHQFWGTNLTLGQFAGGSSAQPFKTEKDYKNFLKRMDLFSVWMDSAMVYMKKGIDKGIVLPKALTVKIIPQFESMVTPNVEDNLFYSAVKAFPKEITADQQDALKKEYAATIKEKLEPKFKKMTEFLKNEYLPASRSTSGIGSLPNGAALYKVYAKQWTTTTKTPEEIHELGLKEVARIKAEMEKVKDQVGFKGTINEFFEHVRTKPELMSFKTPEEVIANFERIHKTIKPNVDKLFSLQPKCAFQIKRTEAFREKTASAEYSQGTADGTRPGTFYVPIPDVKAYNFYGDEDLFLHEAIPGHHFQISLQQENNELPDFRKFNWFGAYGEGWALYTESLGKELGLYTDPYQYFGMLGNEMHRAVRLVVDTGIHSKGWTREQAIKYSLDNEAESEAGIIAEIERYMAIPGQALSYKMGQLKILELRKKAQDKMKDKFDIKVFHQKVLESGVLPLALLEKKINNWIETGK; encoded by the coding sequence ATGAAAAACATACACAAAATATCAGCAATGGTATTCCTATCATTACTTTTTGTAAACTGCAAATCAGAAAAGAAAGAACAAGATTTTAAGGCTATTACCGATGCTTATTTCGACGGTAAAAACGAATTAGATCCGCTAGGTGCTACTCAAAATGGGCAAAACGAATACAATGACAAATTGGTATTTGAAATGACTGATTCGTATCGTAAAAAGCAAGCAGCTTTTTTTGACAAATTCGAAAATGAGTTGGCAACCGTTGATACAACTGCTTTATCAGCCGAAGAGAAAAACAGCTATGACATTATCAAATGGGAAGTTTCTATTGGTAAGGATTTATTAAAATACGACACCAATTTAATGCCTATTCACCAATTTTGGGGAACAAACTTAACCTTGGGACAATTTGCCGGCGGTTCAAGTGCGCAGCCTTTTAAAACTGAGAAAGATTATAAAAACTTCCTGAAGAGAATGGATTTATTTTCGGTGTGGATGGATTCAGCGATGGTTTACATGAAAAAAGGAATTGATAAAGGAATCGTTTTACCAAAAGCTTTAACCGTTAAAATTATACCACAATTTGAAAGTATGGTTACACCAAATGTGGAAGACAATCTTTTTTATTCGGCGGTAAAAGCATTTCCAAAAGAAATTACAGCTGACCAGCAAGATGCATTGAAAAAAGAATATGCTGCAACTATCAAGGAAAAATTAGAGCCAAAATTCAAAAAAATGACCGAGTTTTTGAAAAACGAATACCTTCCCGCTTCAAGAAGTACGAGTGGAATTGGTAGTTTGCCTAATGGTGCAGCGCTATACAAAGTCTATGCAAAACAATGGACGACAACAACCAAAACTCCTGAAGAAATTCATGAACTTGGTTTAAAAGAAGTTGCCAGAATAAAAGCCGAAATGGAAAAAGTAAAAGACCAGGTTGGTTTCAAAGGAACTATAAACGAATTTTTTGAGCATGTTAGAACAAAACCCGAATTGATGTCGTTCAAAACACCGGAAGAGGTAATTGCAAACTTCGAAAGAATACACAAAACCATTAAGCCTAACGTTGACAAACTGTTTTCATTGCAGCCAAAATGTGCTTTCCAAATAAAAAGAACAGAAGCTTTTAGAGAGAAAACAGCTAGCGCAGAATACAGTCAAGGTACGGCTGATGGCACAAGACCAGGAACTTTTTATGTGCCAATTCCGGATGTAAAAGCATACAATTTCTATGGTGATGAAGATTTGTTTCTGCACGAAGCAATTCCGGGACATCACTTCCAAATTTCATTACAACAGGAAAATAATGAATTACCTGATTTTAGAAAATTCAATTGGTTTGGTGCTTATGGCGAAGGTTGGGCTTTATATACTGAAAGTTTAGGAAAAGAATTGGGTTTATATACTGATCCATATCAATACTTCGGAATGTTAGGTAACGAAATGCACAGAGCCGTGAGATTAGTAGTTGATACCGGAATACATTCAAAAGGATGGACACGTGAGCAGGCTATCAAATATTCATTAGATAATGAAGCCGAAAGTGAAGCAGGAATTATTGCTGAAATTGAGCGTTACATGGCAATTCCGGGACAAGCATTGTCTTATAAAATGGGACAACTGAAAATTTTGGAATTACGCAAAAAAGCGCAGGACAAGATGAAAGACAAATTTGACATCAAAGTTTTCCATCAAAAAGTATTGGAATCGGGTGTGCTGCCTTTAGCACTTTTAGAGAAGAAAATAAACAACTGGATTGAAACCGGTAAGTAA
- a CDS encoding nuclear transport factor 2 family protein, giving the protein MSAEKNLSIAMLWFEAFNAHNLEKLLSLYDDEAAHFSPKLKIRHPETNGLVTGKEALRTWWKDAFDRLPSLHYKVTSLTSNSDRVFMEYIRTVENEDNMLVAEVLEIKEGKITASRVYHG; this is encoded by the coding sequence ATGTCAGCAGAAAAAAATTTATCTATTGCAATGCTTTGGTTTGAAGCGTTCAACGCGCATAATCTTGAAAAACTATTATCATTATACGATGACGAAGCAGCGCATTTTAGTCCAAAATTAAAAATCCGTCATCCCGAAACTAACGGTTTGGTTACCGGAAAAGAAGCACTTCGAACCTGGTGGAAAGATGCCTTTGACCGATTGCCGAGTCTGCATTATAAAGTAACTTCGTTAACTTCAAATTCGGACAGGGTTTTTATGGAATACATAAGAACTGTTGAAAACGAAGACAATATGCTTGTGGCCGAAGTATTGGAAATCAAAGAAGGAAAAATCACGGCTTCGAGAGTTTATCACGGCTAA